The genomic window cacagctgggaagtgtctgaggccagatttgaacccaggacctcccatctctaggcatggctctcaatgcactgagctacccagctgccccctgggtacaatgattttaaaaaatcacagtcCTTTATGTTAATGAGTGAAGAGCCTTTATACCAAAAAGTATGGTTgaacagaaaataattttcttctttcttctatagTCTTGGGAGGGTTCCCAATGTGGCCAAGTGATTAGAAAATTAGCGGTCTAATTGCCCTCAGCATGACATTTACTGTATACTTGCTCAGCCAGGCTTGGTGACCTAAAGCCAAGAACTAGAaacataaaacagcaagaatctcCGCACAATAATCCCATAATTGAACTTGTGACATATTCTCATTATGCCACATAACCAGTGCTGCTCAGAGCCCAAAGTTCACGTgcttaaattttaagaaaaaaccaACCCTGAAGTATCGAATGAATATGTACAGGCGTGTAATTTACTAGCATCTGGTAATTTATTAGATATACATATAAAGTATATGTATAAACGGATAAAGAACTCTGATGAGACTTTTGCCATGGCAGTTAATGCACTTTTATTCTGAAATACACAGCAAGGCATTGAAGCAAGAGAAATAAAGCAAGCTCGAAATGCCAAAGTCAGCCAAACATATGCTTACAGGGAGAATGTCTGAAAACATTCGAAGATTACAGAGACTGAATGGTTGTGACCTTTAAGATAAGCTTcacttggccaagaaaatcctagGAGGCCAAGGGTATTCTGTGGCTAGCTGGTGGTCAGTTCAAGCAAAGATCGGCAGTAATAATCAGTGGTAGGCTGGGCAGCAGGCTGGCGGATCCTAAAAACACGGCTAGTGGATCAAGGATGATAACGTGCTCATTAGGACCTTCATACTCAGCAAGTTGGGCGACAGCTGGTCATACAAGGCCGTTCATATGTCCTGGTGATGCTGCAGGTTGGCTGGTAGACACTGGAGACCCCACCAAGTGGTTGGCAGCTACTGGAGACAAAGTTGCATGGCCGGAGGATGTTGGTCTGTAAGGGCCTGGAGGCAATGCAAGTTGTTTGTTGGCAGGAGGCTACTTGGCTGGGACCAGAAGTGCAGGTAATACTTGGATAGCAACTTGGCTGGCAGCTAGTGGGCTCACAGCAGGTTTCACGACAATGATCCAGGAGCCAAGAACTCCCTTGGAAAGAACTGGGTAAGTAGATGCCATTCTGACACTCTGTCTCCCTTGCCCCAGCAGAGACACCGGGAACGGTGCATTGATCCCCACGCATCCTAGGTAAGTAGTTTCTGGAGGAGCAGTTGTACGGCATGGTGTCAGAAGAGAGGGTTGGGTTGCTTCCGAAGACTAAGCACCCTGAATGTGGCTGTCACCATTTGTGCCAGGGCTTTTATACTCCCTGGCAAGTGGGTGGAGTATATTCTTCAGCTTCTCTCTCACAGCTCAAAAGAATTGGCCAACCAACACCATATTAGTCTATGGAGTAATTGCTTGTACTAACACTCATAAAGAAAGTTTAAGAGTTTGGTTAGTAACTCTGAGTCCTCTGTATTGAACTTTGTTCCAAGGATTTGAAATTTATAGAGCTTCCAAGTTTGTGCCATTGAGATCCAAATTTCATCTCATAATACTCTTATTCATCCATCTGACTGTACTTGCAAGAGTGCCACGGACCTGTGATTATACTCTCTCCTTTCTGACTGGCagtaattatatacatataaaccatATGATTTTACATCTTAAATGTGCTCTAACTACTCATTATTCTAGAATTAACGAGAGCGGTAGTAGAGATGATATTCTCTTGATATCTACTAGCAAAATCCATAAAGGTAAGTCTCTCTAGATTCTGTCAAGaaaaccatttgttaattggcTAAAAGGAAGACATTTGGAGGATAACTTAGAGGAAGTAGAATCATATTATGGGTTCACGgtacaaaataaattataagcAAATGCCATGCAATTGCAATGGTAGCCAAGACTCCTTTTAATAAACTAGACACTATTCTTTACCATAAACTTTTAATCTAATCACTAAAAGTAGAAATAACTCAGGAAAGATATTGAAATGTGATCTGAATAGGCTAAATGGATTTTAAATGATAATTGTAGTTTGTAATTTATTATGGTTCCTTTGTCCAAAGAAACAAATGTTACTGAAAAGTCACTCATTTCCCACCCTTTTATTAGAAAATAAGAAGAATTTTAAACATATGTGAAACATGACATCGTAAGCTCTGCCATTACACTGACATTGCAACATCATTATGCAATATCACAATGCGCCCTTAATAAACTCAGAACCAATATCTGCGTGTGTGGGTGAGTGTACCACCCACTCCCAGCATATTTGATCATTCTAAATGGGTTTAACAGCCTTTGGAAACAATGAGGGGTGGTATGTACACCACCGTTTCTTTGTTCTTCCTCTCACAGCTATTGGTGAACTTGATGTATgtaactcagaaaaaaataaggTCAAAGAAGAACCCGAGAGCCTAAAATAACAGACCTTTTTAAGGGCTGGAGTAGAAAATCCTTCTATTAGATGGACTTCAAGATTCACTTTTCTTACAATTTAAAATCATTGCAACATGCGTCTTCTCTTCAAAATTCCATCACCCAGTCttgggaaatagaaatggaaggatgAACTATCTATCCTTTTCTTCTCAGATCTTCCTACTGAACTGAATCTATCAACCTGGTTGCCTTTCAGGATACAAATTAGCTTTATCTCCTGAGCCGCAATATCAATTTTCCtcttgttttcaaaatattttgggttttggctacaaattaaattttaaatgatttggaACTATCTAGGGATTCTTTGACAGTTACTGTTGCCAAGCATACTTGAGACATTTTAGAATTGATCTTTATTCTTTATGCTTGGAGCACAGGTTTAGGGTCCACTGAATACCAGATGATGTTTTAATAAATCATATAACTTCCAGATACATAAAAGTGGGAAAAACAGTTGCAAATTACATCTACCAAGGGGAAAAGGACAGATAAAAGATAAACtcgaaatatttatagcaggtcaatggaaaggaaggaggtttAAAtgccaaaagagaaaaggagaaaaattatatCAGATCAAGTTGTAAATTGGTACAATTTTTAAtgcttgttttctgacattttgcaatcaatgtctctccctctcacctcttCCCCCTACTCAATAAGGCAGGTAATactatataggttgtacatatgtaaTCACGAaacacatattttcatgtttatcaTGTTCTGAAACAAAACACATAGTGTTtatactggagaaaaattcatgaaggaaataaagtgaataccgatatgcttcaatctatattcagactctGTTCTTTCTATGCTAGTGGAaagcctttttcttttatgaatccCTTGCATGCTTGGACGCTTGTCTTGTCAATAATAATGCCAACTTGATCATCTACTCTGTTTTTGTTACTGTGTTCAAGGTTCTtctggtcctgctcatttcactttccaCAATTTCGCACAAGTTTTTCTAGATTGTTTTGTGATCATCTCATTTGTGATTTCTCATGGTACAACAGTATtcaattacaatcatataccatcacttattttttccttattcaaagattttatttggggggaaattcttatagcaagtatctcttaTAAAggattaatttctcaaatatataaagtactaagtcaaactgataaaaatttaattcatatcaattgacaaatggtcaaaggatatgaacacacaattttcagatgaataaatcaaagccacTCTATCATCataacataaaaatgttctaaataactcttgattagaaaagtgcaaattaaaacaactctaagatgccACTTCACACCTTTTAGATTGGttgatatgacagaaaaagaaagcaatgaatgttggaggtgatgagggaaaattgagacactaatatactgttaatGGAATTGCaatctgatccaatcattcttgaGAGgaattta from Monodelphis domestica isolate mMonDom1 chromosome 4, mMonDom1.pri, whole genome shotgun sequence includes these protein-coding regions:
- the LOC103100156 gene encoding keratin-associated protein 11-1; the encoded protein is MPYNCSSRNYLPRMRGDQCTVPGVSAGARETECQNGIYLPSSFQGSSWLLDHCRETCCEPTSCQPSCYPSITCTSGPSQVASCQQTTCIASRPLQTNILRPCNFVSSSCQPLGGVSSVYQPTCSITRTYERPCMTSCRPTC